The Lactuca sativa cultivar Salinas chromosome 2, Lsat_Salinas_v11, whole genome shotgun sequence genome includes a window with the following:
- the LOC111916226 gene encoding LOW QUALITY PROTEIN: inositol phosphorylceramide glucuronosyltransferase 1 (The sequence of the model RefSeq protein was modified relative to this genomic sequence to represent the inferred CDS: substituted 1 base at 1 genomic stop codon), which translates to MQLYIGKTXKSHLQSPHHSVKLDSKRMKLNAFSRFGFGLILLLSLNHNPQTTSAAESKEAYVTLLYGDEFMLGARVLGKSIRDTRSTKDMVVLVSDGVSDYAKSLLQADGWIVNQISLLENPNQVRPTRFWGVYTKLKIFNMTNYDKVVYLDADTIIVKNIDILFKCGKFCANLKHSERLNSGVMVVEPSEKLFKDMISKVTTLFSYTGGDQGFLNAYYSGFPSARVFDPTISRPVAEMERLSTIYNADVGLYMIANKWMVNEKEISVIHYTLGPLKPWDWWTSWLLKPVDIWQDVREHLEESLPGTGGGRNPHDDLLVKFLFWFPVFILLFCYYRSFLLTRSLCDHARHIYYKFRSGGALAYSAVSSSTINSNQQFSNGAHSMVPGFLGGISVVICFMVAVVSLGFAISVVPRQVKPWTGLLLMYEWIFTIFFLLFGFYLHIIYKWGKMVANQTGNPRPGASDYDSEKGHQRVSCDVAPWYYGSVMAFLAVAAPLAPGIFGITALFLRFSLMGVGGLIFACFMTYASEHLAIKSFMRGLEDRDGSRAKNICYLCC; encoded by the exons ATGCAATTATACATTGGAAAAACCTAAAAATCTCATTTACAATCTCCTCACCATTCTGTTAAATTAGATTCCAAAAGGATGAAATTGAACGCGTTTTCTCGGTTCGGATTTGGATTGATTCTTTTATTATCTCTGAACCATAATCCACAAACAACTTCGGCTGCGGAATCTAAAGAAGCGTATGTAACTCTTTTATATGGAGATGAATTCATGTTGGGAGCACGTGTTCTTGGGAAGTCAATTCGGGATACCAGATCCACCAAAGACATGGTCGTTTTGGTCTCTGATGGCGTTTCTGACTACGCCAAGAGTCTTCTCCAG GCAGATGGTTGGATTGTGAATCAAATCAGTCTACTGGAGAACCCTAATCAAGTTCGGCCAACAAGGTTTTGGGGTGTATACACAAAGCTCAAGATATTCAACATGACTAATTACGACAAAG TCGTGTATCTTGATGCTGATACAATCATAGTCAAGAACATAGATATTCTATTCAAATGTGGAAAATTTTGTGCTAACTTAAAACACTCAGAAAGGCTCAACTCGGGTGTTATGGTAGTAGAACCATCTGAAAAACTTTTCAAAGACATGATCAGCAAAGTTACCACATTGTTTTCATATACAGGAG GTGATCAGGGTTTCTTGAATGCCTATTATTCTGGATTCCCAAGTGCACGTGTTTTTGACCCTACCATTTCTAGACCAGTTGCAGAAATGGAAAGACTTTCTACTATTTACAATGCAGATGTTGGACTTTACATGATTGCTAATAAG TGGATGGTAAATGAGAAAGAAATTAGTGTTATACACTATACACTTGGACCTCTAAAACCATGGGATTGGTGGACATCTTGGCTTTTAAAACCTGTAGATATATGGCAGGATGTTAGAGAACATCTAGAAGAATCTCTTCCAGGAACAGGAGGAGGCAGAAATCCCCATGATGATCTTTTAGTCAAATTTCTTTTTTGGTTTCCAGTTTTCATTTTACTCTTCTGTTACTATCGATCTTTTCTTCTG acACGTTCTTTATGCGATCACGCTAGACATATATACTACAAATTTAGATCAGGAGGTGCGCTTGCTTATTCTGCAGTATCTTCATCTACCATAAACTCTAATCAACAG TTCTCTAATGGTGCACACTCCATGGTGCCTGGTTTTCTTGGTGGAATTTCTGTAGTAATATGTTTCATGGTTGCGGTGGTGTCACTTGGATTTGCTATTTCAGTTGTGCCTAGGCAAGTGAAGCCATGGACTGGGTTGCTTTTGATGTACGAGTggatttttacaatttttttccTACTTTTTGGATTTTATTTGCACATAATTTATAAATGGGGGAAGATGGTGGCAAATCAAACCGGAAACCCACGTCCAGGAGCATCAGATTATGATTCTGAAAAAG GTCATCAGAGGGTATCTTGTGATGTTGCACCATGGTACTATGGGTCAGTGATGGCGTTTTTAGCTGTTGCTGCCCCTTTAGCACCTGGTATTTTTGGGATTACAGCTTTATTTTTGAG GTTCAGTTTGATGGGTGTTGGAGGTTTAATTTTTGCATGTTTCATGACGTATGCCTCAGAACATTTAGCTATCAAGTCATTCATGCGAGGCCTTGAAGATAGAGATGGATCAAGGGCAAAGAACATATGTTATTTATGCTGCTAA
- the LOC111916334 gene encoding pentatricopeptide repeat-containing protein At1g62260, mitochondrial, protein MVKTWSRLTCTFRKILLPELQLSRPYSKILPGVASNIRILNNKITNLIRNSKLDDARMLFDKSKQRNTVTWNSMLSGYVRRREIVKARQLFDEMPERDTVSWNTMISGYVGCRCLNEGRILFDEMPCRDLVSWNTIISGYAKNGKMNEALRLFTQAPNRNPVSWNAMVTGFLQNGDLRNAVEFFKKMPERDAASLSALVSGLILNGELDEAEKILLDTSYENDTIMDKVHAYNTLIAGYGRKGRIKDARNIFDRIPSHHDHGRAVKFKRNVVSWNTMIMCYVKARDILSARVLFEEMMERDTCSWNTMINGYIEMSEMEEASNLFKKMPNPDVYTWNSLISGFGETGKLEIARELFDKMPERNQVSWNSIISAHEKTKKYKTAIELFINMQIEGEKPDRHTLSSILSACSELADIQLGIQIHQKVIKIVTPDVPLNNSLITMYARCGAITQAMAIFEEMKSYKDVISWNAMIGGYASHGYATSALQLFGLMKEESVKPTYITFISVLNACANTGLVEEGRMHFKSMVDEFGIEPRVEHFATLVDILGRNGHFEEAMDVIRGMKIEPDKAVWGALLGACKVHNDVKLARVAAEALIKLEPESSTAYVLLHNMYADIEQWDDATEIRRLMEKHNIKKAAGYSLV, encoded by the coding sequence ATGGTAAAGACATGGAGCAGATTAACGTGCACTTTTCGCAAAATTCTATTACCCGAACTGCAGCTTAGCAGACCTTATTCAAAAATATTGCCTGGGGTTGCTTCCAACATCCGCATACTAAATAACAAAATCACAAACTTGATTCGAAACAGTAAATTGGATGACGCAAGGATGTTGTTCGACAAATCAAAACAGAGAAACACGGTAACCTGGAATTCAATGCTGAGTGGATACGTAAGACGGAGGGAGATAGTGAAAGCACGAcaactgttcgatgaaatgcctgaaAGAGATACGGTGTCATGGAACACAATGATTTCCGGATACGTTGGTTGTCGTTGTTTAAATGAGGGAAGGAtcttgtttgatgaaatgccatgTAGAGATTTAGTTTCTTGGAATACGATTATTAGTGGGTACGCAAAGAACGGAAAGATGAATGAAGCTTTGAGGCTCTTTACTCAGGCGCCGAATAGGAATCCTGTTTCTTGGAATGCTATGGTTACAGGGTTCTTACAGAATGGTGATTTGAGGAATGCCGTTGAGTTTTTCAAGAAAATGCCTGAGCGAGATGCTGCTTCTCTTAGTGCACTTGTGTCAGGTCTTATTCTTAATGGGGAATTAGATGAAGCTGAAAAGATTCTGCTCGATACTTCATATGAGAATGATACAATAATGGATAAGGTTCATGCTTATAACACTTTGATTGCTGGGTATGGAAGGAAAGGAAGGATCAAAGATGCTAGAAACATTTTTGATCGAATTCCATCTCACCATGATCATGGAAGAGCTGTGAAATTTAAAAGAAACGTGGTTTCATGGAATACTATGATCATGTGCTATGTGAAAGCTAGGGACATTCTCTCTGCTAGGGTTCTATTCGAAGAGATGATGGAAAGAGACACATGTTCTTGGAATACAATGATAAATGGTTACATAGAAATGTCTGAAATGGAAGAAGCTTctaatttgtttaaaaaaatgcCAAACCCTGATGTATATACATGGAATTCATTGATCTCAGGGTTTGGCGAGACAGGTAAACTGGAAATTGCACGTGAGTTGTTCGATAAAATGCCTGAAAGAAACCAGGTTTCATGGAACTCCATCATATCTGCTCATGAGAAAACCAAAAAATATAAAACAGCAATAGAGCTATTCATAAACATGCAAATAGAAGGAGAAAAACCAGATCGACACACATTGTCTTCCATTCTAAGTGCTTGTTCTGAACTTGCTGACATCCAACTAGGCATACAAATACACCAAAAGGTCATAAAGATTGTGACACCAGATGTTCCATTAAACAACTCCCTTATCACCATGTATGCAAGGTGTGGAGCTATAACACAGGCTATGGCTATCTTTGAGGAAATGAAATCATATAAAGATGTAATTTCCTGGAATGCTATGATTGGTGGATACGCGTCTCATGGGTATGCGACAAGCGCGTTACAACTTTTTGGTTTAATGAAGGAAGAGTCAGTGAAGCCAACATATATAACATTTATATCTGTTCTGAATGCGTGTGCTAATACTGGTTTGGTTGAAGAAGGGCGTATGCATTTTAAATCCATGGTTGATGAATTTGGAATTGAACCAAGGGTAGAACATTTTGCTACCCTTGTGGATATTTTGGGTAGAAATGGACATTTTGAGGAGGCTATGGATGTAATTAGAGGGATGAAAATTGAACCTGATAAGGCAGTATGGGGTGCATTATTGGGTGCTTGTAAAGTGCATAATGATGTTAAGTTAGCGCGTGTTGCAGCTGAAGCATTGATAAAGCTTGAACCTGAAAGCTCTACAGCGTATGTGTTGTTGCATAATATGTATGCTGACATTGAACAATGGGAtgatgcaacagagatcagaagGTTAATGGAGAAACATAATATAAAAAAGGCAGCAGGATACAGCCTTGTTTAG
- the LOC111916335 gene encoding protein CHLOROPLAST J-LIKE DOMAIN 1, chloroplastic, translating to MALAISNVFQIPNSRLCGKKSIFVHSSLSNFSPSFVRFSKCRLSQKIVCAASSAAGSSSSDKELNPYEVLGVNPIEGFDMVKAAYTRKRRDAERRGDEATAALLEKAYDKLMMAQLTNRKKGVTFGSFQVSKDIKYADKQPIIPWGPRFTKSEEKDIRINMAISAAFIAWIVVARSADWKPVQFLSFVFVYRIFEKLKAFEPPVSTTFTEEGEDEGRMMRMGKRLLRSLALSFGCIAIASLGYTGIVNLIEFISGYVPIALYNNQEVIVTAVTSLSLYFMASYYR from the exons atgGCTTTGGCTATATCCAACGTCTTTCAAATTCCCAATTCTCGTTTGTGTGGCAAGAAGAGTATCTTCGTTCATAGCTCGCTTTCCAATTTCTCTCCATCCTTCGTAAG ATTTTCTAAATGTCGCTTGAGTCAAAAGATAGTTTGTGCTGCTTCCTCAGCTGCTGGAAGTTCTAGTTCAGACAAAGAGTTAAATCCCTATGAG GTTCTGGGCGTGAACCCCATTGAGGGATTTGATATGGTGAAGGCAGCTTACACAAGAAAACGCAGGGATGCTGAAAGAAGGGGGGATGAGGCGACTGCTGCTCTT TTGGAGAAAGCATATGACAAACTCATGATGGCACAATTAACAAATCGAAAGAAGGGTGTGACATTTGGTTCATTTCAG GTTTCAAAGGACATTAAATATGCGGATAAGCAACCAATTATCCCATGGGGCCCAAG GTTCACCAAGTCTGAGGAGAAGGACATAAGGATAAACATGGCAATATCAGCTGCATTT ATTGCTTGGATTGTAGTTGCACGAAGTGCTGATTGGAAGCCTGTGCAGTTTTTATCCTTTGTATTTGTTTATAGAATCTTTGAGAAGTTAAAAGCATTTGAACCACCTGTTTCCACCACATTTACA GAAGAAGGTGAAGATGAAGGACGCATGATGCGAATGGGGAAACGGTTGCTACGTTCTCTTGCACTGTCTTTTGGATGTATAGCTATTGCATCTTTG GGATATACTGGGATTGTGAATTTGATCGAATTTATTAGTGGTTATGTCCCTATTGCCTTGTATAACAACCAG GAAGTGATTGTGACAGCTGTAACTTCTTTGAGTTTGTATTTCATGGCCTCGTATTACAGATGA